In Channa argus isolate prfri chromosome 15, Channa argus male v1.0, whole genome shotgun sequence, the DNA window GCTGGAGGACAGCCAGCTAATCATGGCTCGGGTTTCAGGACCTCAGCCTCTGCCCAGCAAATGGATCTACCTTCAGATCTGGCCTCTGTGGGGGGGGTGACTGGTTACCATGATGATCTCCTATTGACCAACTCTCCCCAGGCAGAAATGTCCATAGGGGGAGGTGGAACCTATCCTGGAGAAGCAGGCCGATCATCTAGGAACACTCCTTTTATGGGCATTGTTGACAAGACAGCTAGGGTGTATCAACCGTATCATCAACCTCCTTCCAGTTCCTCATCCTGTCTCAGCCCCTCACGTTCCTGGGCTGTGTCTTCAGTGGACACGGTCGTCACCTCGCCTAGCAAAAGCCCCGCCAATCAAGGAGGCTTTGGTCAGCCACAGCCTTCATCTATAGCATACCACAACTGCAGTAACAACAATGCTCACCTCCTCCATGACAAACAACGGGAATTCTATGAGGTGCTGTCAGGAAACCATTCACGGAAACAGACCGGACCTACTTCTCCTGTCAAACCAAAAAGACCCTTTGTTGAAtcaaatgtatagagaaaagcttaGAATCAGAGGCATAGGGTCAATTAAGAGCAGTAAAAATGAGTCTGTGTACCTGGACACTATATTCCAAGATCACTAAGGCTCTACAGTTAAGGCTGGACCAtgctttgttttacatttagtttgtaCAATGTGTAGTTCGTACAGCATTTAGAGAGGACCGGAAGATCATTGCTGGTCAGGCACACAGTGACTGAGGTACAGTAGTTGTTTGAAGAGCAAagagaactgaagagaaaaGTTAAAATCCCCTAGTTTTCACCTCCGCACACGTGGCTCTCTTGCCAGATAGTTGGATTCAGAAATACAATCAGTTCAAATGAAGCATGCCAGCTCTGGTACTGTTCAAAAGTTTTATGTAGGATAAGGAAAAATATGAAACCTATTGTCTGTTGTCTGTTTCAGGTCAGATCAGTTAAACAGCCAGTATGAAGAGGACAGAATGTGGAAGTAGGGGACAGGGACCTAAGGGAAAGGTGGAACGTCCTAAAGTCCTTTTGTTGAATTCACGatgcacaaaaaagaagaaggggacaaaacacaaaagacaccAAATGCCTCCTTCATTCCCAGGTCACCCCTTGCTCatagtgcattttaaaatgtctctggaTGCACTTCCAAGTTCACATCCACAGCTTCAAATAGTGATATTCAGccagacagaagagaaacaaaagcaccACTATTACCTTTGATTGCTGCTGACGCCTTTATTGAAGATTTTTATTTCAAGTATCAAGTGCTTAAATTACTTATGACTGGAAACCAGGAAACAGTCACTGTAAGATTCAGGCTGTAACACTCGTGCCAGTCAGCAGATACCTGTGACCAAGTCCTAAGCCGTAGTTTAAGAACCTATGGTGATGCTGTCATTGAATGAGCACTGACTTGCTGTATATGAAACCAGACTAAgtaatatttatcttttttttaagttatttctgtattaaaatgtataaatgtttcttttaaaactgtgtATTCCTGAAGAAactacatttttatctttttgagtttttttgttttttttttcaaacaagagCATTTAAGTTCAGTTTGCTCAACTCTGGGTTATTCCTGCATGTGTATTGTGGTATCAATCTGTAATGAACATCCTGGAAATTTTCcttagggattttttttttctttaggttttgtttttcctatgaCGAGCTTTTGTATTCTGTAGTCCTATTTGTCCTAATTTATGCAAACCACAGTGTTCCTAACATATACCAGGGACCTTTGACAAGACAAAGCAGTGCTTACATGGCCCATCAGTTCAGCTTACTGTCAACAAGTGAATAAACACCTATAAAGTGTTTGTGCATGAGCTATAAGGCCACAGTTCCTCTGGACCTATAGTTACACTGAAACTCTGAATTTTAGGAACATTgatgtctctttgtcttttggtcgtttcaaaacaaaaaacacaaaagcaaaagcttAAATCAGGATCAGATTGTGGTGTTTATCTGCGAAGCGGCAGTGATTAGAATTTTTGGGTAACCAGCTTTACTCTCTGCAGTAGTAGCCATGTGTTGCTTCCAAGGCCAATAAGCataataaaaactacattatAGTTGGGCCACAGGTAATATTTTATAAGAAAACCTTGACGTTATGCTGTATTTCCCCATTTTCTTAAATCTGGTCTTGGGTGCTGTCTTAATTTAGGCAAATATTATCAGCTTCTTATTGTATTTAAGGAAAACTTGTTAACTGAGCAAAAAAGGTTTGAAAAGTCATATTCATAACGAAGTCATAACAATGATGTTACTTGTTTTCTATCATAGGTCTACTTAAATACAACGAATGCAGTCTACTGTTAATCAATGTGAGAAcaatgtgtttctttctttacatgTTGTCTGATGCTAAAGGCACCAATGTTGCCATCTggtctgaaaacatttttactggaAACATTCAAAGAACACAGTTGAACACAGAGGTCAACCAGCTCACGGTGCTAACATTAGCTTCACCAGCTAAGCACAGCTGATACATTTTTCCCAGCCAAAGCCGTCACTCGATCAAAAGGCAAAAAGTAAAGTCGGCAGCTTTTCAGATGGTGGGATTAACAGATGGTATtcagaaagtgaaataaatgttcatgttccaaaatgtattttatgcacataatgcctgtttttgtacatttttgtacacatttttgtgtttctaacGAATGAGCAGTTTGGTGTCAGAGTTGCTGATgcaacctttgacctctgacctttctATCACGGTACAATCTCAATGACCACTGCCCTTATTTCCTACTACTCAGGAGTATCCAGCTGTGAGAAGATGTAGTAATGCTTCATCACAGTGGCTCAAAGGCCTTTTTCACAGCCTGACAACTACAAACGCTATGGTCTGTCCAGAATAGTGATGTACAATGACTGGATTGCCATAGTCCATCAGCATTGCTTTAAATCCTTGAGGAGCCGTGACAGATGTGTAGTCTGTTCACAAAAGTTTTCTGTCATACATGTAGGAGTTAACACCCATTTAAGGGGGCCACATTTTAAACACCATGTTGGAATAAAGCAGGGTCTGTGTGGTCTGTTAGTGGGTTTACTGTGGGCTTCTTCACTCGGTGTAAGAGaaggtaatatttaaaatggtcaGTTGGGTGGTTACATCAATAAGAACATAaatattgaacatttaaaatgtgttttaaatcagcTTGTGAAATAATTGTCTGCTGAGTAAAATAGGAATAAAGATCTAAGAAAGACAGACCGAAGTCTCTGTATTTCTGGATGCATGTctcatacagtaaatgtacgtGTAAATTTTGATCCATAAAggttttacatttctgaaacCTTTCCAAATAGACAGCGTAAACACTATTGTTTACATGGGTGGAAGGAGAAGCTAACATTTCTGTTAGTCGTATAAAACCATATGAAACTgtgatttttctgcttttgaatCAACCTCCCACACTAACATGAATTTATCAAGCCATAATCTGACCTTGAtcatttttcacacacatttaggTTTATTTCAGGTTGTTGAAATATTAGCCAGACTTGCCAAGAAATGGATACATTAAGAGAAACATCGACTAATGTACACATGCAAACCTTCTGTAAAACCCTTCCATTAGGCACTAGGGCTGATTCTTAAAGCCAAGTCAAAAacaatttagattttacacattcaaagacaaacatttaacacGTTTAACtctaaaaacatacagtacatctaaaTACACAGAAGACATGACactatttaaatacaaacatctTAGTGGACGCATggtttacagtacatgtttccAATGTCTTGTGTTTGTGGACAACACAtactgggaaaaaaagaaatgtaatatcTGAGTGAACTTAACAGTAGTAGTGTTACATAGAGTAAATGATTTTTCACAAAGCTAAACCTTCACGATGACCATTTCTTTTTGCAGCTTGTGCaacttgttttattaaaatcataaatCTTTGACAGCAATATTTGTGTGGTTAATGAATTTAGGATAACTGCTTTGCACAAGTCTAGTGAGGTGTGAATATAGGTTTTCCAAACTGAGCCATGGAACCAAAAAGGGTCCTAATTCAGTTTTACTGGTCTCAACTCACATTCAGGTCCGTTAACACAGTTTTTGCTAATGCTGAGTCTGATTTAAAATACATACTGCACATTGaagctacattttaaatttaaccaAAAGAAATGTCAATTACTTAATATGCACAGTTCATAATCTCTAACCTATAATATACACTCATATTGagtgtacatactgtagcagCAAGTGATATGCTGTTAGATGATTAAAAAGTACTGGATctagcacataaaaaaaaaaacaggtgtagACTTTTAAATatggcacattttatttttcacaagcTACTTGATTGAAAAACAAGATGTGCTTATGCAGAAGTGTTAtaaactttcaaaataagattAACTGGCATCAGTGAATTGTACTGCATTTAACTTGTACTCGGTCGTTCAAATCAATGAACTTAGATCATTTTTCACccatccctggccctggctatatgtcgaagtgtccctgggcaagacactgagaccctaacagcccattcccctccccagctgtgcagtgtcggtccaagcccgttagaaattggggagggttgcgtcaggaagggcatccggtggaaaaactgtgccaagtcaacatgcggacaatgatccgctatgGCGACACTGAAgtcgggataagccgaaaggacaaaaagataATTTTCACCTCACACACGCTCTGTAACACTTAGCAAGCTGAGGTGGACTAAAACACAACGCTTTTCATTTTAGCCATTACAGATCCACTAAACAAATCTCAGCTCTGATAAAGCTGCTGTAGGCACATCATCACCTTTTCTCTTGAAATGAACCTTCCCATgaaactgcaaacacatttatgcTTTTGAAGGCGACACAATTAGTAGATTATTATGttctaataaaacatgttttttgtatgAACAAAGCGCTTTCTTTAGTAATGGAAAGTGGGCTTGATAAGCAGATATAGTGCAGTACTGTGATACCAGGTACCAGAGTTTGATTCCAGGGTCCTGTGAGTGGTTAGGGTCAGAAAGACATAATGGGTTTGATGCTTTAAACCTTTTCCTTAACCAAGtccaaacaacaataaaaaaaaaagtgtaataacACTGTAGTCAGTAAAGAAAGTTGGTGCACTTCAAGATCAGGTTTTTTGGTAGCCAATGTATTAATATCGTCCTTATCACTGTATATGCAAAATGCTATTTACCTTAACTCAATTTATCCTCGgtaattgaaaatgtattgttatatgtatataatattgTTGCTTAAATAAACATCTTTGCACTTACAATTTAGTGGAACAGgactgtcatttttaagaaACTGAGGTGGTGCGTGcctcattaaaaatgtaactacatGTTGAAATAACGGCAGCTCTGGAGACATCACGTGGAGACCAGAACTCTGATTGGTCAGCTGGAGTCACCACTGTTTAAGTACAAAATGAACACATGGTTTTGCCATAactatgttttcatttattttctactgcttttcttttccactCCTGTTATACGAGTCCCTCATGGAACGTTTCTGTGATTGTTGTGGCCCAAAAAGCCTGATTATggacagcttttctaaaaaactGTGGTGCATGATGCAGGGTCTTTATGAGGGTATGATGCAATGGATTGGTTAATTAGTTGTTGCGATCGCAACATTGTGAATAGCTGGAGgaactgatttgttttgtttaaaaaaataaaatcaaaacaaaaactttttgtaTTAAGTTTAGCAACCTGTGAGATCAGTTTGCTTCAGGTTTGTAAGATAAGAGCAACTAGGCTGGTAGAACAGCTAGTCTTTTGGCAGACACTGTATCAAGAGAAGGAGAGTTGTTGTCTGAAAGTCAGGGTGTGTTAGGTGACCCTccctcagtcagggtcttgaaGTGGACAGACAGAGACTCTTCCTCTGGGTTGGGGGGGCGTCTGTACTCCTCCTTGGTGATCAAGTAGCCAAGCAGCACACCGAAACACACCAGTACAATCCCCAAAATGTTGGCCAGCACCCCCTCTGAGGCAAACTGGGAGTAGGTGGACCTGGACCCAGGcggacagagaaagacagagattcAGCAGAGGTGGATACAAAGTCTAGACCTGCACAACAGAGGGATGAATACTCAGATATATGACAGATGTACAGAATAATACATGAGATAATTCCATTTAATGTCTAACAGAATGATCTAGGATGACATCATGACCCTCTGGGGAGCCCTGGTTTCTGAAAGTAAAACAGCTGATAGGTTGTTTTTTGTCTGCAAGATAATTGGATTTAGTCTTTATCTTGAAATGACTTTCAGACTCATTGTCTTTGTAGTGCAAATCATGCAACTATTTCCATTTTGCATTTACCGCTCTGCTTTTCCCATTGTGGACTCAGATGTGAGggtttcacagaaaataaatatgcagcATATGATCCACATTaattgtaactttttttaatctaaaagcTGGTTTACCACTTTTAAGTTACTACTAATGCTAAACCAACAAACTTCATATTACCCATATGAAAAACAAGtacttaaatatgtttttcagaGTTTGCACCTGCAGTTTCCAGTATAAACACTGAAATTTTTGACagtaattatattttcatttaagctAATTTACAGTTGATgcccacacacactgcagagttCTCTGAGCTCATGTCAAATGATCTGGAAGACAGTAGAAACAGATTGTGTAGTCAGATAAGTCCATGTTTCAGCTTTTCTTCAGGACAAACgcatcttttttacttttaccagTGACAGATGCAAAgtcagcatctgtgatggtatCGGGTGGTAACAGCGACCACAGACTTTTGACCACCTGAAGTCTTGTAACCTGGCAGGACTGTGCAAGATCTTAAACAATTAGTATTTTCAGTTCCTGAACCAACAAAAAGTGATGTAACACAGATCCCTACATTAGCTTATATTCACAAAATACAATGAAgttaaaacactggaaaaaataaatttctttgATACTTCTGTCAGACAAATAAAAGGTTCAAGTTCAAATGAAGAAATCGCATATTTTTGCATGGTCAAATACCCCTCAAGGGAAGCGAAATATGAAATTAGATGTTAGTATACATTTATGATGACAAGTATGTGGATGAttggaaacacagaaacacatacgTGATGCTGAAGAGCAGTTTCTCTGTGATGCCGAGCAGACAGCTCCCTATGGCCATAACCAGCAGAACCAGTCCACAGAATACATGGATGGGGAGGTATGAGGCTCGTAACCATGACGACGCAAcaggaaagaggaagaacatCAAACCCATCACCCACTAGGGGAAATAGAAGATGAAAATAGTGTTTTGACACACATTACACTGACGACACATAATATAGTTAAGCTTACAAATGTGGCTACACGTTTTGCAGATGTGGCAAAAGTTAATAGTATCACACACCAAAGCCAAAATAATCAGACAGGTGAatcagcacatacagtatgaaacaGGTTATCCAACTTTGTGTGTagtttatgattttaaaatacagtagagTAGTTAATTTGCTCAGTGTGAATTGTTTGTTACATTATTTGAAATGTTccagacatttttaatatttatcaaaTGTTCACTTAAGTTAAGCTTATTTGTCTCATTTATTATCAATGAATTGCATTTTATGTGATgccaaaagagagagagggtgtgtgagtgtaccTGTATGCAGAATAGTACTAAGGTAGCCATACCACAccagctgtgcagagtgtaCATGTCTGGAATCTTCCCTGCTCTATGGAAGTCAAAGACTGCTAcaaaacctacacacacacacacacacacacacacacacacacacagtgagttaGTGATAGGCTAATGATTTAGGTGTCTCCTTCTTTGTCTcgcactctctcacacacacacatctctctcACCTATAATGCTCATGATGAGGGCGAGAAGGTGAATAATGCCATGGAGCAGCTTGACATTCCTCTTGGGCTCGTTACGAAACACTCTGTAGACAAGAATGGCTagtgaaacagagaaagacagagagacacagggagTTTGCATAAGTAGCAGTAgtaccttttattttttcactgaaGAGTGGGTTTACACTTGGACACCAAGAACCTATAAAACTGTTCAGGTGAGACAAACGTGGCAGTTCAGCTGTTAGTGTGGACAAAGATTGTAGAAAATCATTAAGTGTATCCACATTAGTGTGGCAGTAGCCTGAGGCCTCGAAATCACATCTCACTGTGGATTCActtagagagtgtgtgtgtgtgtgtgtgtgtgtgcgcgcgcacactGATTCTCCCAGGGGGTTTCCATCTCTGATTCATCCTCCTCAGTCGCCATCTAATGTCCAGCTGACCTTTGCATTTATTGCTCTAATGTAATGTAGCTCTGTAACAGACAGCTGTCCTGCTGAACCAATTGAACTAATCGAGTTAATCTTATTAGCAAAAGCACCCAGAGACcatagacacaaaatgaaagcGCAGGAAAAACTACAGCCCcacttgtgtattttaaagCCCACAAGCACAATGAGGGTTTCTTGTCGTATAAGCAGGCAGcatgaatatactgtattgtgGAAAACGTAGCCGTCAAAAATATGGTCAATTTGAAGAAcaatttaatgcttttaacACTCTTCTTGAGGAACACACTCTGAAGATTTTTTATAAAAAGCGCTTTATATCGTTTTATCTTCAGACAGTCACTTCAAGCTAAACAATTGCCATCTGCATAACCACGCTTTTACTTACAAGGACCTACTGAGGACAGACACTGTCCAACACTGTAAATCTTTAGATCTGAAAACCAAGTGAGACCAATTGTCTCACTTTTACCACACAAACctaaaaatcaaatttaaacttAGTTAATATACTGAAACCTGCTGTTTGAGTCATTTACATTCAAAATATCATAATTAATTCTCATAGTGGAATTACTTTAAAAGTCAACGGACTTTACTATGTATAAAATGGGAAACCCAACGACAAACTTGTCTGTATATTCTCTAACTCAAATCAGCAGATTTATCTGTCTTTTACCTTTTATAAGTGTCAGTTAGTTGATATAAAGAACTGAAAACTGTAGCTGTTGGAAACATTCTGGGTCAAAAACAGAGGTAGCTCCCACCAACATGCAATGAATTCACCACCACACATTGTCATGGTTAGCATTTctattattattgtgaaaaaattaataatttattgtacACTAAATCACATAGGAAGTTTCCATCATGAATGTCTCCTTCAAACTACAAGAGGAGTGTTTTCCCATCTAACAATGCTGGGAAgccattcatttcatttaaacgTATTTTACTTATTCACAGCAGTTCAAGTTAAAACACTTCAAATCAAATGAACATATATTTATAAGTTCTAACGATAAAACAAATACTCATCTTAAATTAAACAGGCCTAAAAATAGAACATATATAGAAATATTAGttgcaacataaaacacaacataaaaaaactgaagagaaagtgaaaacGTAATGTTTAAGTTAATTTAAGTCAAAAGTGTAAATGAAGTTAATGATCTCagtatttaaatttaacatttttgactAATAATTACTGAAATTGTTTAAGTTATGTAAACCAGTgtgaagtacatttaaaaaaaaaaaaaaaaacactaaacctCAGATAGCAActcaacatttttgaaaaatctaGTAAACATTACTTATTTCTATTAAGGATTTACTATCTGCATTTACACtgaatacaaatgaaaatatccACCATAACCAGGGGAGAccttttattcaaatgttaatCTCAGCTCATACCAAAAATAAAAGGTCTTAGTTGTGTGAAGAATGTTAAAAGTTTAGTAAATGCCTGATCACTAAAGTCCGATTCCATTTTCTGAACACtagctttattttttagtgGTACTTTCTTGTCAGGCTTATAcgttgtttaatttaaaataattttttttatttaggattTTTCTATAATTGTTTAcacaataaaatagaaatatcaaTCCCTGAAACTCATGTCTGCTATATTACAAACACAATTTCTATCCAACACTCggcttttcagttttaaattacCCTTTTTGCAAAGCTTTATACACAGCTGTCATAATTAAAATCTCACGTATTTCATTAGAAACCCAATACCAATTACAATCTGCAGAGATTAGCATGTTGTGTAGCTTTGTGTTTAAAGAGTtcaatgaagaaaaataaggaaataagaaattgtaaaaatttGCAACTAGGGAAAAAAGACTTTTTCAAGTCGGAGTGAAGACAAGTCTCTACAACTTTTTGATAAAGTGATTAagaatataaaactgaaaattattcAATGTATCCACCTTCTCCAAAAGAACTAGAGATCACCTGAGTGGAGTGAGTGAGTTTAAAGGATTATAGTACAAATACACATGTTTAAATAACTGAATATCTCGAAGAGTACAGCTAAATCCATCactaagaaatgaaaagaacatgGCCAGGTGAATCTGACTAGAGGACAATCTTTAAAAACTAAGTCACTGTGCACGAAGCAGACCAGTGAGGGAGGCCACGAAACACCTGACAGTTTTACAGTTGACAGGTATGTAAAACGGCTTCACGTAACAGAAATTTAACATGATAAAAAGCAGAGGGTTCGCTTTTGGGGAGTTCTTCATTTGAATGTGCATTAACAATAAAAGGACAGTAGGAGTGGATGCCCtctgcagctaaaaaaaaaaaaaaaaaagggtgttaAGTTTGCTGACTGGCATTTTCTGTGCCTTCGGTTCAATTCTCTGACAGGCCACACTGTCAAACCTTAAACTGCATATGTcatccaaaaaaataaactaaactaaagatCCGAACTGGCACAGCCAATAATCCAAACcattgtctgtgtctttgtagaaATCAGACATTCTGGGTGGGGTTGGAGGCTTTCTGGGTAGTGTCAGCTTAATGCAACAGGTCAGCAGCACAGTGCCTGAGGCCAAGACACACAAGAGCACActtttaacaacacaca includes these proteins:
- the cyb561 gene encoding cytochrome b561; the encoded protein is MEDSAPRPIRSVFAWLVGASQVLGLLAVVLTGVWMGHYRGGFAWDGSAQEFNLHPLCMVLGLVFLHGDAILVYRVFRNEPKRNVKLLHGIIHLLALIMSIIGFVAVFDFHRAGKIPDMYTLHSWCGMATLVLFCIQWVMGLMFFLFPVASSWLRASYLPIHVFCGLVLLVMAIGSCLLGITEKLLFSITSTYSQFASEGVLANILGIVLVCFGVLLGYLITKEEYRRPPNPEEESLSVHFKTLTEGGSPNTP